One window of the Triticum dicoccoides isolate Atlit2015 ecotype Zavitan chromosome 3B, WEW_v2.0, whole genome shotgun sequence genome contains the following:
- the LOC119277685 gene encoding receptor-like protein 33 isoform X1 — MKHLHSVCFLLLSYTCLLLYVAAPASANIRGEAEALVKWKASLVDADGSLSTWSMANSTSLCNWWHVTCDLAGHIRQLMLIETSLNGTLDDFDFPAFPHMEKLILYDVGLYGTIPAGIGNLTSLVVLDLSRNPYLRGAIPRSIGQLMHLGLLRLRYLKLDSTLPEEIGNLTSLDELDLYSVTLTGSIPPTIGLLVKLRKLILRNNKLTGRIPLEIGNMTELQSIELDDNHLEGQLPGTIIHLRKLRYLYLSENQLGGHIFPELGNSSLLDEVEIAKNNFFGVFPSSICAGGALKFLIAGYNGFTGIHRQTFKNCTSLHSVDFTANNIVAELRDCFHEHLGQLQAMDFSENQFYGTVLTDWGEVFLCNYTLLDFLDLSNNSLHGGLSQCFWDMASLMFMDLSSNSFSGVVPFSRTCSVDLNYLHLANNHFIGAFPFGLKKCKNLITLDLGGNNFSGTIPSWISKNLPGLKFLRLSSNTFEGVIPLQVLHFHKLQLLDLSKNKLTGPVPDDFSNFTGMAHEQEQIDYVYTGYGVHAQQIQIVWKNVDHVYVMVIAGMAGIDLSGNFLSQEIPHGLTTLLGIRYLNLSGNHLSGRIPKDIGNLVLLESLDLSRNQLSGEIPPSFADLKTISVLNLSSNSLSGRIPTGNQLQTLVDPSIYSNNPGLCGFPLEDCVNSSTPTQTEESQAEDREALWLYCFVAAGFIFGFWLYWGMFMFRSETWRFSFYQYVDNMQAMVTKKIYSCMSHFRVNGAE; from the coding sequence ATGAAGCATCTCCATTCTGTATGCTTTCTCTTACTCTCTTACACTTGTCTCCTATTATACGTCGCCGCGCCGGCGAGTGCCAACATCCGGGGTGAAGCTGAAGCACTTGTGAAGTGGAAGGCTAGCTTGGTCGATGCCGATGGGTCCCTTAGTACATGGTCGATGGCCAACTCCACAAGCCTTTGCAACTGGTGGCACGTCACTTGTGACTTGGCTGGGCACATCAGGCAGCTCATGCTTATCGAGACAAGTCTGAATGGCACACTTGATGACTTCGACTTCCCCGCCTTTCCCCACATGGAGAAACTCATCCTGTACGACGTTGGTCTATATGGCACAATTCCAGCGGGGATTGGCAACCTCACGAGTTTGGTTGTGTTGGACCTCAGCAGAAACCCATATTTGAGAGGCGCCATTCCTCGCAGCATTGGCCAGCTGATGCACCTTGGTTTACTGCGATTGAGATATTTGAAGCTTGATAGCACGCTACCTGAAGAGATTGGTAACCTGACGAGCTTGGACGAGCTCGATCTGTACTCAGTTACTTTGACAGGGTCAATCCCACCAACAATTGGGTTGCTCGTGAAGCTCCGGAAGCTTATCCTGCGAAACAATAAGCTGACAGGGAGAATCCCGCTGGAGATTGGAAACATGACAGAACTGCAGTCCATAGAGCTGGATGATAACCATTTGGAAGGGCAGCTGCCAGGTACCATCATTCATCTGAGAAAACTCAGGTATTTGTATCTGTCAGAAAACCAACTTGGAGGCCACATCTTCCCGGAGCTTGGGAATAGCAGTCTCCTGGATGAGGTCGAGATTGCAAAGAATAACTTCTTTGGGGTGTTCCCGTCATCCATTTGCGCAGGAGGTGCACTGAAATTTCTCATTGCTGGATATAATGGATTTACCGGCATTCACCGTCAGACCTTTAAAAACTGCACATCCTTGCACAGTGTTGACTTCACGGCAAACAACATTGTTGCAGAGTTAAGGGACTGTTTTCATGAGCATCTTGGACAGCTTCAGGCAATGGATTTCAGTGAAAACCAGTTCTATGGCACGGTTCTGACAGATTGGGGCGAGGTATTCCTTTGTAATTATACCCTTTTAGACTTCCTAGACCTATCAAATAATTCCTTGCATGGAGGTCTCTCCCAGTGTTTCTGGGACATGGCAAGCTTGATGTTCATGGATCTATCGAGCAACTCCTTCAGTGGCGTGGTTCCATTCTCGAGGACATGTAGTGTTGATCTGAACTATCTACACCTAGCCAATAACCATTTCATAGGAGCCTTCCCGTTTGGTCTTAAGAAATGTAAAAACCTGATCACTCTAGATCTTGGAGGCAATAATTTCTCAGGTACGATACCATCTTGGATAAGCAAGAACTTACCTGGACTCAAGTTTCTTCGTCTGTCATCCAACACATTCGAAGGTGTCATACCTCTTCAGGTATTACACTTTCACAAACTCCAATTGTTGGACTTGTCAAAAAACAAGCTCACAGGACCCGTTCCAGATGATTTTTCAAATTTTACTGGCATGgcacatgaacaggaacaaattgaCTATGTATATACTGGCTACGGCGTGCATGCACAGCAAATCCAAATAGTTTGGAAGAATGTAGATCATGTTTACGTTATGGTGATAGCAGGCATGGCCGGTATCGACTTATCTGGGAACTTTCTTTCACAAGAGATCCCACATGGGCTCACAACGCTTCTTGGAATCAGGTACCTGAACTTATCAGGAAATCATTTGTCAGGTCGTATTCCCAAAGACATTGGCAATCTGGTACTGCTGGAATCCTTGGACCTTTCTCGGAACCAACTATCAGGGGAAATTCCTCCAAGCTTTGCAGATTTGAAGACCATAAGCGTCCTGAACCTCTCGAGCAACAGTTTATCAGGGAGGATACCTACGGGCAATCAGTTGCAGACACTCGTAGATCCTTCAATATACAGCAATAATCCTGGGCTGTGCGGGTTTCCGTTGGAAGACTGTGTAAACTCGTCGACACCTACGCAAACCGAAGAGAGTCAGGCTGAAGATAGAGAGGCATTGTGGTTGTATTGCTTCGTGGCTGCTGGGTTCATCTTTGGGTTCTGGCTGTACTGGGGCATGTTCATGTTCCGCAGCGAGACATGGAGATTTTCGTTCTATCAATATGTGGACAACATGCAAGCCATGGTAACCAAGAAGATATATAGCTGCATGTCGCACTTTCGGGTCAATGGCGCTGAATGA